From one Rhodamnia argentea isolate NSW1041297 chromosome 1, ASM2092103v1, whole genome shotgun sequence genomic stretch:
- the LOC125316405 gene encoding 1-aminocyclopropane-1-carboxylate oxidase homolog 1-like codes for MTTIDLASDSGERSYDGASELKAFDDSKAGVKGLVDAGITEIPRIFIRPQETSEKSSESGSSSENLSVPIIDLGGIERDPAKRKEAMERMRRASETLGFFQVVNHGVPATVMEEMKEGVRRFYEQDNEAKKVFYTRDITRKVVYNSNFDLYTASVANWRDTFFSYMAPSPPSPEELPEVCRDIVIDYSKQVMSLGVLLFELLSESLGLRPDRLQEMNCTEGLVVICHYYPACPQPELTMGTSKHSDNDFLTVLLQDHIGDLQVLHDDRWVDVPPVPGALVVNVGDLLQLITNDRFKSVEHRVVANPAGPRISVACFFSTSFQPSSKLFGPIRELLSEDNPPSYRETTVRDYLVYFKEHGLDGTSPLRHFKL; via the exons atgACTACCATCGATTTGGCCTCCGACTCCGGCGAACGTAGCTACGACGGAGCGAGCGAGCTGAAAGCGTTCGACGACTCGAAAGCCGGCGTCAAAGGCCTCGTCGACGCCGGAATCACCGAAATCCCCCGAATCTTCATCCGACCGCAGGAGACATCCGAAAAGAGCTCCGAATCGGGCAGCAGCTCCGAGAATCTCAGCGTCCCGATCATCGACCTAGGCGGAATCGAACGAGACCCGGCCAAGAGGAAGGAGGCGATGGAGAGGATGCGACGCGCGTCGGAGACGCTGGGGTTCTTCCAGGTGGTGAATCACGGGGTTCCGGCGACCGTGATGGAGGAGATGAAGGAGGGGGTGAGGAGGTTCTACGAGCAAGACAACGAGGCAAAGAAGGTATTTTACACACGGGACATAACGAGGAAGGTGGTGTACAACAGCAATTTTGACCTGTACACAGCATCGGTGGCGAACTGGAGAGACACTTTCTTCAGCTACATGGCGCCGAGCCCGCCGTCGCCAGAGGAGCTACCGGAGGTTTGCAG GGACATAGTGATAGACTACTCCAAGCAAGTAATGAGCTTAGGCGTGCTGCTGTTCGAGCTCTTGTCCGAGTCTCTCGGGCTGAGGCCGGACCGCCTCCAGGAGATGAACTGCACTGAGGGCCTGGTGGTCATATGCCACTACTACCCGGCATGCCCGCAGCCCGAGCTGACGATGGGGACGAGCAAGCACTCCGACAACGACTTCCTCACAGTGCTCCTGCAAGACCACATCGGAGACCTCCAAGTCCTTCACGACGATCGCTGGGTCGATGTCCCTCCTGTCCCTGGAGCTCTGGTGGTCAATGTTGGCGACCTCCTACAG ctTATAACGAACGACAGGTTCAAAAGCGTGGAGCACAGAGTGGTGGCGAACCCGGCGGGCCCGAGAATATCGGTGGCGTGCTTTTTCAGCACAAGCTTCCAGCCGTCGTCAAAGCTTTTCGGGCCGATTAGGGAGCTCTTGTCCGAGGACAATCCGCCAAGCTATAGAGAAACCACAGTGAGGGACTACCTTGTCTACTTCAAGGAACATGGCCTTGATGGAACTTCCCCTCTCAGACACTTTAAGCTGTGa